AGCGCATCGGTGGGCCGCCGGAACCGCCGGCCTGGCGCGAGCTGGGCCCGGTGGTGTTCACCGCGCAGGCCGTGATGGGCGTGCCGTGGTGCGTGACCGAGATCCTGGTGGAGCCCGGCCAGACCGTCCGGGGTGGCGAACTCATGGCCATCCTGGAGAACGACGCGATCTGCCAGGAGCTGATCGCAGACCGGCCCGGCACGGTCACGGAGGTCCGGATCGCGGTGAACGACGAAGTCCCGGAGGAGGCCGTCGTCCTCGTTGTGCAGTCCCGTCGCCGGATCGGCTCGTACTCCAGTAGGGCTTCGACGTTTGGTGTGTTCAGAAGGCTGCGCGGTGAGTGCAATGAGCTGATGCATCGTCAGGGACGGTCTTCCCGGGGCTACGGGTCCGCAGTTGGCGCTCC
The sequence above is a segment of the Streptomyces sp. NBC_01255 genome. Coding sequences within it:
- a CDS encoding HEAT repeat domain-containing protein; its protein translation is MAQNQRPQRTAEDKKNLRVGFAEYRRRALRGLVENGTADHTEAVAARLADPEARSEAVNALARLGDSRAVGPLLREHLADDSSFARCAGTALDQVEQRIGGPPEPPAWRELGPVVFTAQAVMGVPWCVTEILVEPGQTVRGGELMAILENDAICQELIADRPGTVTEVRIAVNDEVPEEAVVLVVQSRRRIGSYSSRASTFGVFRRLRGECNELMHRQGRSSRGYGSAVGAPGTAELADP